GCAGCGCGTCGGTCACCACTCGAGGGCCCGGCCGCAGCCGGGCGTTGCTCGACCGGACGTTGACGACCGACGTGCTCGAGCACCTCACGGTCAGTGCCGCGTACGACGGAGGAACTCGGTGCAACAACATCTCCCTGGTGCTGACCTCGCAGGACCCCCGGGAGGTCGCCGACGCCCTGGCCGCTCGCTTCGACGCCCTGGACAGCCCGGAGGTCACGGCTGTCGACGCCACCCTGCCCGTCGTCGACGCCGTCCGCGCCGAGTCGTTGACCCGTCAGATGACGGGGCTGGCGGGCGAGTTGACCGTACACACGGCGGGTGGGGGCCCGGTGGTGCGGTTGGACGACGGGTCGTACCGGCCCGTCCCGACGGTCCTGTCGACCACCGACCCGCGTCATGCGGCGGTGGGGGTGGAGCTACCGTTCCCCTTCGTCGTGGTGGCTCCCTGGCAGCGCGAGGACGGCGCTGCCCCTCTCGGCGGTGCGCTGGTGGTCAACCTGTTGACCGACGACGTCGGTCTTCGGGCCGACGCGGTGGCCGATCCGACCATCCGTAAGGTCACCTGGGGGCTTACGTTGCCCTGGGATTCCGCGCCCGGTATCCCGCACGAGGGGAATCTGTCCATGTTCCTTCTCCAGGCCAAGGGCGTCGTATCGACGGGAGCGAGGGATCATGCGTTGGCTTGAGGATTTGCTCGCCGACGGGTGGTGGGCCACTGGTCGAGCCGTGCGCTTCCAGCTGCCCAATCAGAGCGAGTCGACGATCACCTACGGCGACCTGTGCCGTCAGGCGGCGACGCTGGCGGGGCGGATCGGTGAGTCTGGTGAAGGGGCGCAGATCCGTCTGGCCATCCTGACGATGGGCAGCGCGGAAGGGCTGGTTGCGCTGCTCGCCGGCCTGATCGTCGGCGCGGTGGTGATCTCCACGCCCATCCAGACCACGAGTCCATGGTCGGCGGACCTGCTGGGCGACCCTGACATCGTGTTGACCGACGCCACGGGCGCCGCGGTGCTGGAGTGCCACGAGAGGCTGATCGGCGTGCAACCCCGCTACCGGGTACTGACCGTCGACCTGGCAGAGCCGGCGACGGCGACCGTCAGGCCCAGCATCTGCTCGGATCAGGATGATGTCTGCAAGATCGCGTACTTGGACTCGGGTCGGTCACCGCTCGTGGTCGCGCTCACCGGCTTCGCCCTGGACACGGCGGTACGCCAGCAGGGCGGTCGGCGGTCAGCCGCCGGCGGTGCGCTCAGTAGTCTTACCGGGCAACTGGCCACCTACCGGACCCTGCTGGCAGGTGGTGTCGTCGATCTCACCGCTCATCGTCCGGCCGCCTCCTCGTTGCTCAGCCCGATGCCGGAAATGGGAGTCCACCGGCCGAGCGGATCTTCGGACCGATCGGCCGATCCCCTGCCGTACATCGTGGACAATTTAGCGCGACTGCATGAGCTTGTGTCGGAAACCGCTCCGCCCGAGAGGTCCGCAGTGCTCTCTTGATTAGCTATGTTGGAGGCACGGCTACTATTTTCTACAGTCGGTAGGCGCGGGGATGGATTTCCAGAGCGGGCCGGGAAACAAACGCACTGCCGAGCTCGCCCGAACGGGCAAGGGACGAATGTATGCCACGAGAGTCTCCCGCACTGCCGGGAAGCGGATTCCTCATCGACCGTCTTTCGGCAGCGCCGCTCTACCAGCAGTTGTATGAGCAGCTTAGGTGGAGTATCGAGGCGGGACAGCTCGCCCCGGGCACCCGCCTGCCTGCTACCAGGACGCTGGCGAAGGAACTGGGGGTTTCCCGCAACACGGTGCTTGTCGCATATGACCGGCTCCTCGCCGAGGGTTACCTCGACGGTCGGGTGGGATCCGGGACGCGGGTAGCGACGCGGGAGAGCGTTCAGGAGCTGGAGGCGCTGCCGGCTCGACCGGCCGCGCAGACACCCGTGCGGATCACCCGGGCGGCGCGTCGCATGGCCGAGGCTGCCGCCTTCTTCACGCCGGCGCACGATCAGCTGCGCTATCCGGATCGACCGTTCACTCTCGGAATGCCCGCCCTGGACCTCTTTCCCTCCAAGGTCTGGGGCCAAATCATGTTCAGCAAGTCCCACCAGCTGACGAGCGCCCTGTACACGCACCGCGACCCGGCCGGCTACTGGCCCCTACGGAAGGGCATCGCGGCCATGCTCGGGCTCATGCGGGGTGTGCGCTGCACTCCTGAGCAGGTGATTATCCAGCCGAGTGCGCAGATCGCCGTGCACGTGACGGCGCTGACGTTGTTGGAGCCCGGGGAGAAGGCCCTGGTGGAGGATCCGGGACTGCAGGCGATCCGCGGTGCGCTGCACGCCGCGGGCGCCGACACATGCCCGGTGCCGGTCGACGGCGAGGGGATGCGCATCGCCGTCGGTCAGGAACGATATCCCGACGCGCGGATGGCGCTGGTGACGCCTAACAACCAGTTCCCACTGTCTATCCGCATGTCCACTGCGCGTCGTCGCGAGTTGCTGGCATGGGCCAGGGACAACGACGGTTGGATCATCGAGGACGACTACGACGGCGAGTTCTGGGCGGACAACCCTGGGCCGCCGCTGCATCAGGCTGACGAGCACGGTCGGGTCATCTACGTCGGCACCTTCAGCAAGGTGCTGTTTCCAGGCCTGTGCCTGGCCTATCTGGTGGTGCCGCCCGACCTCGTGGACATCGTCACGGTGGTGCAACGGGCGACCGTCAACTCCCTCAACATTCTTACCCAGGCCGCGCTCGCCGAGTTCATCGAGGCCAACCATCTCGCCCGGCATGTACGACGCATGAGGGACGTCTATCGGGAACGCGGCAGCACTCTGGTCGATGCCCTGCGCACGAAGCTCGACGGTTTTGTCACGATCGACACCGCGCCCCGGGGTACGCACCTCGTTGCGAACCTTGCCAGCGCGGTCGATGACCAGCGCTTGGCTCGAATGAGCAGAGAATTGCGGCTGCGGGTGTATCCGCTGTCGTCGTTCGGCG
This genomic interval from Micromonospora sp. CCTCC AA 2012012 contains the following:
- a CDS encoding aldehyde dehydrogenase family protein, with product MADAVVEPIVCGRTVRSLDRTWLTDVRGGTLAEVGLAPRLMALAAVTQARRAADGRPIDHELLLRAGQLFATADLDGESPLEYERRVALAAGLPRVTIRNARADIVRSITQLPLTVRGELPDPRIGDGYQTAWVPAGRLFTAVMASNHPAPNDAWLHALALGYSVIVRPGTREPFTARRLAVALIEAGLPPHRISFLPCERPVGEYLLEAADRGIVYGGSDAVARWSGSASVTTRGPGRSRALLDRTLTTDVLEHLTVSAAYDGGTRCNNISLVLTSQDPREVADALAARFDALDSPEVTAVDATLPVVDAVRAESLTRQMTGLAGELTVHTAGGGPVVRLDDGSYRPVPTVLSTTDPRHAAVGVELPFPFVVVAPWQREDGAAPLGGALVVNLLTDDVGLRADAVADPTIRKVTWGLTLPWDSAPGIPHEGNLSMFLLQAKGVVSTGARDHALA
- a CDS encoding acyl-CoA synthetase family protein; the encoded protein is MRWLEDLLADGWWATGRAVRFQLPNQSESTITYGDLCRQAATLAGRIGESGEGAQIRLAILTMGSAEGLVALLAGLIVGAVVISTPIQTTSPWSADLLGDPDIVLTDATGAAVLECHERLIGVQPRYRVLTVDLAEPATATVRPSICSDQDDVCKIAYLDSGRSPLVVALTGFALDTAVRQQGGRRSAAGGALSSLTGQLATYRTLLAGGVVDLTAHRPAASSLLSPMPEMGVHRPSGSSDRSADPLPYIVDNLARLHELVSETAPPERSAVLS
- the pdxR gene encoding MocR-like pyridoxine biosynthesis transcription factor PdxR, encoding MPRESPALPGSGFLIDRLSAAPLYQQLYEQLRWSIEAGQLAPGTRLPATRTLAKELGVSRNTVLVAYDRLLAEGYLDGRVGSGTRVATRESVQELEALPARPAAQTPVRITRAARRMAEAAAFFTPAHDQLRYPDRPFTLGMPALDLFPSKVWGQIMFSKSHQLTSALYTHRDPAGYWPLRKGIAAMLGLMRGVRCTPEQVIIQPSAQIAVHVTALTLLEPGEKALVEDPGLQAIRGALHAAGADTCPVPVDGEGMRIAVGQERYPDARMALVTPNNQFPLSIRMSTARRRELLAWARDNDGWIIEDDYDGEFWADNPGPPLHQADEHGRVIYVGTFSKVLFPGLCLAYLVVPPDLVDIVTVVQRATVNSLNILTQAALAEFIEANHLARHVRRMRDVYRERGSTLVDALRTKLDGFVTIDTAPRGTHLVANLASAVDDQRLARMSRELRLRVYPLSSFGDEIEGAGRGLVLGYAATPPEKILSGVDRLATVVEQFNARARTSGPTVLRKSI